The following is a genomic window from Candidatus Omnitrophota bacterium.
GATCTTACCGCAGAAAAGCTGGCGCTTTTGAGCGAAACGGGTTCCATGCCCTTACTCGTTTTTGCCAATGCCTGCAGTTCGGGTGAAACCGGCGGATGGAAAATGGACCCGTCTCAGGAAAACAAGATATACGGGCTTGCTAATGCGTTTCTTATGGCGGGGGCCAAATATTATATAGGTACGTTCTGGAAGGTGCAGGACGGGCTGTCTATGCAGTTTGCGCGCATATTTTACAGAAGCATCCGGATGGGAAAAAGTATAGGAGAAGCGCTCAAGCATGCACGATTGTGGCTGATGGAAAAGTACGGGGATACGGCCCTTATATGGGCAAGTTATATGCTTTACGGCGATCCGGGTGATTATCTTGTTATTCCGGAGGAGAAAAAGGGGTTTAAAAAATTTGTCACTCCAAAAAACCTCAGCTTATTAGGTATCGTATTTATAATTTTGATATCCATAGCATTGCACCAGATTTTTAGGCTAAAAGAAGAAGTTCCCATCAGCGCCTTAAATATCCCTTCTTTAAAAAATGTATATTATGTTAAAGAAGGCGGGGCGGTAAATAAATACGACGAATATAACATACTCAGCCGCAACATGGCCCTCAGCAAGAA
Proteins encoded in this region:
- a CDS encoding discoidin domain-containing protein, producing the protein MGKSIGEALKHARLWLMEKYGDTALIWASYMLYGDPGDYLVIPEEKKGFKKFVTPKNLSLLGIVFIILISIALHQIFRLKEEVPISALNIPSLKNVYYVKEGGAVNKYDEYNILSRNMALSKKSDHSSMQSKYQGSSYAFDNNLGTRWASLFSDPQWIYVDLGESVPIGYIKLKWQMASARSYDIQVSNDAKKWKTVWRTSNGGGP